A genomic window from Tenebrio molitor chromosome X, icTenMoli1.1, whole genome shotgun sequence includes:
- the Nt5a gene encoding 5'-nucleotidase domain-containing protein 1 — protein MSTMFNTQENLSSVFRFTDYDCIGFDLDNTLSRYKVGAMIEMEYELMAKFLVEKKGYSQEHLLKNPFDHNFILRGLIVDDENGNILRIGPDGYVLQASHGTTMLKDKEIEEYYPNRHWEPSDVFVRNPLKTWNGPYSERMRTLLDYFDIAASLLFARAIDLVDQEKTEKQSKYYVWLDVQEALQDMFNRQNFPTGEGGYFAEIKSSPDKYYHECSKQLLKWLKNLKEQNKLLFVLTGSNVDFASHTAFNTLGPDWRDYFDIVVCFAKKPGFFTMERDFLRVEGHHEGEPVSLSQLELGGLYSQGNWTDLHKFLTKHVAKDNPKFLYVGDNLIQDIFTPHIHSQCDTVAVCEELEAEGVQGYERWHPDQEFLTSTVWGSYFKCNNVNTNWYDLMKKHSRLCVPSIEYVAALPIDHEFQGNDV, from the coding sequence ATGTCAACAATGTTCAATACTCAAGAAAACCTTTCATCAGTATTCAGATTCACAGATTATGACTGCATCGGATttgatttagataacactttaTCTCGCTACAAGGTTGGTGCAATGATTGAAATGGAATATGAATTGATGGCCAAGTTTCTTGTAGAAAAGAAGGGCTATTCTCAGGAGCACCTGTTGAAGAACCCATTTGATCACAATTTTATTCTCAGAGGTTTGATAGTGGACGACGAAAATGGCAATATCTTAAGAATTGGACCAGATGGCTACGTTTTGCAAGCGTCACATGGTACAACAATGCTTAAAGACAAAGAAATTGAAGAATATTACCCCAACCGCCACTGGGAACCCTCAGATGTTTTTGTTCGAAATCCTCTGAAAACATGGAATGGTCCCTACTCTGAAAGAATGCGCACATTATTAGATTATTTCGATATAGCCGCGAGTTTACTTTTTGCTCGTGCAATTGATTTAGTTGATCaagaaaaaactgaaaaacagTCTAAATATTACGTGTGGCTTGATGTGCAAGAAGCTTTGCAGGATATGTTCAACAGACAGAATTTCCCAACTGGAGAAGGAGGTTACTTTGCAGAGATCAAATCCAGTCCAGATAAATATTATCACGAGTGCAGTAAACAATTGCTCAAATGGCTTAAAAACTTAAAGGAACAAAACAAGTTGTTATTTGTATTAACAGGATCTAATGTAGATTTTGCATCTCATACAGCTTTCAACACTTTGGGACCTGACTGGCGAGATTATTTTGACATAGTCGTGTGTTTTGCCAAAAAACCTGGTTTTTTCACCATGGAAAGAGATTTTCTAAGAGTTGAAGGTCATCATGAAGGTGAACCTGTCAGTTTATCTCAGTTGGAATTGGGAGGATTGTATTCGCAAGGGAACTGGACGGATCTTCACAAGTTCCTAACAAAACACGTTGCAAAAGACAATCCCAAATTTCTTTATGTAGGAGATAATTTGATTCAAGATATTTTCACCCCTCACATTCATTCTCAATGCGACACGGTAGCTGTGTGTGAAGAATTGGAAGCAGAAGGGGTTCAGGGATATGAACGGTGGCATCCAGATCAAGAGTTTCTCACGTCAACAGTGTGGGGGTCGTATTTCAAATGCAACAATGTCAACACCAACTGGTACGATCTGATGAAGAAACATTCAAGACTGTGTGTTCCGAGTATCGAGTACGTCGCAGCGTTACCTATTGACCACGAATTTCAAGGCAACGATGTATAA
- the Cand1 gene encoding cullin-associated NEDD8-dissociated protein 1 isoform X2, protein MASVSYQIANLLEKMQSSDKDFRFMATNDLMAELQKDSIKLDDDSERKVVRMLLKLLEDKNGEVQNLAVKCLGPLVNKVKEFQVETIVEALCTNMVSDKEQLRDISSIGLKTVIAELPQAPGGLSGNICKRITGRLTTAIERQDDVSVQLEALDIVTDLLYRFGNVLQSYHSSILNALLPQLCSQRQAVRKRTICACSNLVLSCNNALYNKLIEHLYNGMRTDTKNSQIRTYVQCIAAVCRQSGHKFGEHIEKFVPLIQMWSGVDDDETREFCLQAFESFINRCPKEITPRISAITELCLNYMTHDPNYNYDEDGDDKAMGAYDDEEEEENDEYSDDDDMSWKVRRAAAKCLESIICTRHELLSEFYRVLSPVLISRFKEREENVKSDIFRAYIALLRQTKSTINVNIDPNSMEQEEMPIYLLQQQVPMIVKGVQTQMKEKSMKTRQDCFQLLKELCHVLPGALTHHIGDLMPGILFSLSEKNGSSNMKIDGLSFIFCLLTSHPPEVFHPHINIILPPVINNVGDSFYKITAEALSVLKELVKVIRPLNKESNFDFTPFVKDIYICTLMRLKTADIDQEVKEKAISTMGQVICNLGDHLSSELPFCLPLFLDRLRNEITRLTTVKALTKIAGSPLGIELPILDEAVPILGLFLRKNQRALKLGTLQLIDCLIKNYHVYMYVELLHHIIVEVPPLLDESDLHIAQYTLVILKSIAEYHPRALQDLPNNIFPQILVLVKSPLLQGSALNSMLEFFKTLVQCNLPGLSYNDLLQFLIHPVSISQGVGAGDVVIHKQAYYSLAKCVAAITVTMQHTALHIVPQFINEIRTARHDSQKIFTLLVVGEIGREIDLTGFANLEQIISEAFFAVSEEVKSAASYALGSIAIGNLQQYLPFILTEDEEEPRRQYLLLHSLKEVIACLSSTPEGIQQLLPFVPAIWDTLYRHCESEEEGTRNVVSECLGKLTLIDPNHLLPKLKESLTSDSSLMRTTIVTAIKFTISDQPASIDALLRQCIGEFLNTLEDPDLNVRRVALVAFNSAAHNKPSLIRDLLDTILPRLYHETNIKRDLIREVEMGPFKHTVDDGLDLRKAAFECMYTLLDSCLDRIDIFEFINHVELGLKDHYDIKMLTYLMVSRLSQICPGAVLQSLDRLVEPLKATCTMKVKANSVKQEYEKQDELKRSALRAVVALLSIPDADKNQHLNEFVTQIKTSSELAQIFDSIQKDSNNSINDFFLMDQS, encoded by the exons ATGGCTAGCGTTTCTTACCAGATTGCCAATCTTCTCGAGAAG ATGCAATCGTCTGATAAGGATTTTCGTTTCATGGCTACAAATGATTTGATGGCTGAATTACAAAAAGACAGCATCAAATTGGATGATGATTCAGAACGTAAGGTTGTACGTATGCTATTGAAACTTCTTGAGGATAAAAATGGCGAAGTGCAGAATCTGGCCGTCAAATG TTTGGGACCTTTGGTCAATAAAGTGAAAGAGTTTCAAGTTGAGACTATTGTGGAAGCCCTCTGCACTAACATGGTTTCTGATAAAGAACAATTAAGAGATATATCAAGCATTGGACTTAAGACTGTCATTGCTGAGCTGCCACAAGCCCCTGGAGGCCTATCTGGAAACATATGCAAGAGAATTACTGGTCGCTTGACTACTGCTATTGAAAGA CAAGATGATGTTTCTGTACAACTAGAGGCTTTAGATATCGTTACTGATTTATTGTATCGTTTTGGGAATGTCCTACAATCTTACCATAGCTCAATTTTAAACGCCCTATTACCTCAGTTGTGTTCACAACGTCAGGCAGTGCGCAAGCGCACCATTTGTGCCTGTAGTAACTTAGTTCTCTCTTGTAATAATGCTTTGTACAACAAACTGATCGAACATCTCTACAACGGCATGAGAACTGATACAAAAAATTCGCAAATCAGAACTTACGTGCAGTGCATTGCCGCAGTCTG CCGACAATCTGGACATAAATTTGGAGAACACATTGAAAAGTTCGTGCCCCTGATTCAGATGTGGAGCGGCGTTGATGACGACGAAACAAGGGAATTTTGTCTGCAAGCCTTTGAGAGCTTCATTAATAGGTGTCCAAAAGAAATCACACCGAGAATCAGTGCT ATCACTGAATTGTGCCTGAACTATATGACCCATGACCCAAATTATAATTACGATGAAGACGGTGATGATAAAGCTATGGGTGCCTATGAtgatgaagaagaagaagagaacGATGAGTACAGCGACGATGATGATATGAGCTGGAAGGTAAGGCGTGCAGCCGCCAAGTGTCTGGAATCCATCATCTGCACCCGCCATGAATTGTTGTCTGAATTCTACAGGGTGCTGTCACCAGTCCTGATTTCACGCTTTAAAG AACGAGAAGAGAATGTAAAGTCTGACATTTTCCGCGCTTACATCGCTTTATTGAGACAAACAAAATCAACGATCAACGTCAACATTGACCCAAATTCGATGGAACAAGAAGAGATGCCCATTTACTTGCTCCAACAGCAAGTACCCATGATCGTGAAGGGTGTCCAGACCCAGATGAAAGAGAAGAGCATGAAGACACGCCAAGATTGTTTTCAGTTGTTGAAGGAACTCTGCCACGTGTTGCCGGGAGCTTTGACCCACCATATTGGTGACCTTATGCCAGGAATATTATTTTCACTAAGTGAAAAGAACGGCAGTAGCAACATGAAAATCGACGGATTgtcgtttattttttgtctACTGACGTCTCATCCACCTGAAGTTTTTCATCCTCACATCAACATCATACTGCCACCGGTCATTAATAACGTCGGTGATAGTTTTTACAAGATCACAGCTGAAGCACTGAGCGTACTGAAAGAATTAGTAAAGGTTATTAGACCTTTGAATAAGGAATCTAATTTTGACTTCACACCTTTCGTGAAAGATATCTATATTTGCACTTTGATGAGATTAAAAACTGCCGACATTGATCAAGAAGTTAAAGAGAAAGCCATCTCGACGATGGGACAAGTTATTTGCAATTTAGGTGATCATCTCAGTAGCGAATTACCTTTCTGTCTTCCGCTATTCCTCGATAGATTACGCAATGAGATTACGCGATTGACAACAGTTAAAGCTTTAACCAAAATCGCTGGATCACCTCTAGGCATCGAATTGCCCATTTTG GATGAAGCCGTACCCATTTTGGGGTTGTTCCtcagaaaaaatcaaagagCTTTAAAATTAGGTACTTTGCAATTGATCGACTGTCTAATAAAGAATTACCACGTTTACATGTACGTGGAGTTACTGCACCACATTATCGTTGAAGTTCCACCATTATTAGACGAGTCTGACCTGCATATTGCGCAGTACACTTTGGTTATATTGAAATCCATCGCAGAGTACCACCCTCGAGCCTTGCAAGATCTTCCAAACAACATATTCCCCCAGATTTTGGTGTTGGTTAAGTCACCTCTTTTGCAAG GATCTGCTCTGAATTCGATGCTCGAGTTCTTCAAGACTCTGGTCCAGTGCAATTTACCCGGATTATCGTACaatgatttattacagttcTTGATTCATCCTGTTAGCATTAGTCAAGGTGTAGGAGCTGGCGATGTAGTCATCCACAAGCAAGCTTATTACTCTTTAGCCAAATGCGTCGCCGCTATCACAGTCACGATGCAACATACAGCTTTGCATATTGTACCCCAATTTATAAACGAAATACGCACTGCACGCCACGACTCTCAGAAAATTTTCACGTTGCTTGTGGTGGGAGAAATCGGACGCGAAAT CGATCTTACTGGTTTCGCAAATCTTGAACAAATAATCTCCGAGGCGTTTTTTGCCGTCTCTGAAGAAGTCAAATCGGCAGCTAGTTACGCACTGGGCAGTATTGCAATCGGCAacttgcaacaatatcttccTTTCATTCTGACTGAAGATGAGGAGGAGCCCAGACGTCAATATTTACTGTTGCACTCTTTGAAAGAA gTCATTGCATGTTTGTCGTCGACTCCGGAAGGTATCCAGCAGCTGTTGCCTTTCGTCCCCGCAATCTGGGACACCCTTTACAGGCATTGCGAGAGCGAAGAAGAAGGCACAAGAAATGTGGTCTCTGAATGTCTGGGTAAACTCACTTTGATCGATCCAAATCACTTGCTACCGAAACTGAAAGAATCTCTGACTTCCGATTCTTCATTGATGCGAACAACAATTGTGACTGCCATCAAATTTACTATTTCTGACCAG CCTGCTTCAATTGATGCCTTGTTACGTCAGTGCATCGGTGAATTCTTGAATACCTTGGAAGATCCTGACTTGAACGTCAGAAGAGTTGCTCTGGTTGCTTTTAATTCGGCCGCTCACAATAAACCTTCCCTGATCAGAGATCTACTTGATACAATATTACCGCGTTTGTACCATGAAACTAATATTAAG CGTGATTTAATTCGTGAGGTAGAGATGGGTCCATTCAAACACACCGTAGATGACGGGTTAGACTTGCGTAAAGCTGCATTCGAATGCATGTACACCTTACTAGATTCCTGTCTCGACAGGATTGATATATTTGAATTTATCAATCACGTTGAATTAGGCCTTAAGGATCATTACGACATCAAAATGCTAACTTACTTGATGGTGTCCCGGTTATCTCAAATATGTCCCGGCGCAGTATTGCAAA GTTTAGATAGACTTGTTGAACCATTGAAGGCAACTTGCACCATGAAAGTTAAGGCAAATTCGGTTAAGCAAGAATACGAAAAACAAGATGAACTGAAAAGAAGCGCCCTGCGGGCTGTTGTCGCTCTTTTAAGCATTCCTGATGCAG ATAAAAATCAACATCTGAACGAATTCGTCACTCAGATTAAGACTTCTTCAGAATTAGCGCAGATATTTGACTCGATTCAGAAGGATTCCAACAACAGCATTAACGATTTCTTTTTAATGGAtcaaagttaa
- the LOC138139805 gene encoding alpha/beta hydrolase domain-containing protein 17B → MNGLSFSELCCLFCCPPFPSRIAAKLAFLPPEPTYEFVSDENGKCSFTLTDRAEWQYSEREKENVEGFYTRTNRGNRIACLFVRCSNTARFTILFSHGNAVDLGQMSSFYLGLGSRINCNIFSYDYSGYGVSAGKPSEKNLYADIDAAWQALRTRYGISPENIILYGQSIGTVPTVDLAARYEVGAVILHSPLMSGMRVAFPNTKRTWFFDAFPSIDKVPKVMSPTLVIHGTEDEVIDFSHGLTIFEKCPRAVEPLWVEGAGHNDVELYNVYLERLKQFVNVELIN, encoded by the exons atgaacggTTTGAGTTTTAGTGAGTTGTGTTGTCTGTTTTGTTGTCCACCTTTCCCGAGCAGAATAGCAGCAAAATTGGCATTTTTACCCCCAGAACCAACTTACGAATTTGTCTCAGACGAAAATGGAAAGTGTAGTTTTACGTTAACAGATCGTGCAGAATGGCAATATTCGGaaagagaaaaagaaaacgTCGAGGGATTTTACACGAGAACAAATAGAGGGAACAGAATTGCCTGTTTGTTCGTTCGATGTAGTAATACTGCCAGATTTaccattttgttttcacatGGAAACGCCGTCGATCTCGGACAAATGAGCAGTTTTTATCTAGGATTAGGCTCAAGAATTAACTGTAACATATTTAGTTATGACTATTCTGGTTATGGGGTTAGTGCCGGGAAACCCTCTGAGAAGAATCTATACGCCGACATAGACGCAGCCTGGCAAGCGTTACGCACTCGCTACGGAATCAGCCCAGAAAACATCATACTGTACGGTCAGAGTATCGGTACTGTTCCAACTGTGGATTTGGCCGCACGATATGAAGTAGGGGCTGTCATTTTACATTCTCCCTTGATGTCTGGTATGAGAGTTGCCTTCCCTAATACCAAGAGAACCTGGTTTTTTGATGCCTTTCCCAG TATTGATAAAGTTCCCAAAGTTATGTCGCCAACCTTAGTTATTCACGGTACTGAAGACGAAGTTATAGACTTTTCCCATGGGCTTACCATTTTCGAAAAGTGCCCAAGAGCTGTCGAACCCTTATGGGTTGAG GGTGCGGGCCACAATGATGTCGAGTTATATAATGTGTACCTGGAAAGACTTAAACAATTCGTTAATGTGGAGTTAATCAACTGA
- the Cand1 gene encoding cullin-associated NEDD8-dissociated protein 1 isoform X1, whose amino-acid sequence MAQGGSNELDEIERAFVILEVRLILNDIVDAAVDMASVSYQIANLLEKMQSSDKDFRFMATNDLMAELQKDSIKLDDDSERKVVRMLLKLLEDKNGEVQNLAVKCLGPLVNKVKEFQVETIVEALCTNMVSDKEQLRDISSIGLKTVIAELPQAPGGLSGNICKRITGRLTTAIERQDDVSVQLEALDIVTDLLYRFGNVLQSYHSSILNALLPQLCSQRQAVRKRTICACSNLVLSCNNALYNKLIEHLYNGMRTDTKNSQIRTYVQCIAAVCRQSGHKFGEHIEKFVPLIQMWSGVDDDETREFCLQAFESFINRCPKEITPRISAITELCLNYMTHDPNYNYDEDGDDKAMGAYDDEEEEENDEYSDDDDMSWKVRRAAAKCLESIICTRHELLSEFYRVLSPVLISRFKEREENVKSDIFRAYIALLRQTKSTINVNIDPNSMEQEEMPIYLLQQQVPMIVKGVQTQMKEKSMKTRQDCFQLLKELCHVLPGALTHHIGDLMPGILFSLSEKNGSSNMKIDGLSFIFCLLTSHPPEVFHPHINIILPPVINNVGDSFYKITAEALSVLKELVKVIRPLNKESNFDFTPFVKDIYICTLMRLKTADIDQEVKEKAISTMGQVICNLGDHLSSELPFCLPLFLDRLRNEITRLTTVKALTKIAGSPLGIELPILDEAVPILGLFLRKNQRALKLGTLQLIDCLIKNYHVYMYVELLHHIIVEVPPLLDESDLHIAQYTLVILKSIAEYHPRALQDLPNNIFPQILVLVKSPLLQGSALNSMLEFFKTLVQCNLPGLSYNDLLQFLIHPVSISQGVGAGDVVIHKQAYYSLAKCVAAITVTMQHTALHIVPQFINEIRTARHDSQKIFTLLVVGEIGREIDLTGFANLEQIISEAFFAVSEEVKSAASYALGSIAIGNLQQYLPFILTEDEEEPRRQYLLLHSLKEVIACLSSTPEGIQQLLPFVPAIWDTLYRHCESEEEGTRNVVSECLGKLTLIDPNHLLPKLKESLTSDSSLMRTTIVTAIKFTISDQPASIDALLRQCIGEFLNTLEDPDLNVRRVALVAFNSAAHNKPSLIRDLLDTILPRLYHETNIKRDLIREVEMGPFKHTVDDGLDLRKAAFECMYTLLDSCLDRIDIFEFINHVELGLKDHYDIKMLTYLMVSRLSQICPGAVLQSLDRLVEPLKATCTMKVKANSVKQEYEKQDELKRSALRAVVALLSIPDADKNQHLNEFVTQIKTSSELAQIFDSIQKDSNNSINDFFLMDQS is encoded by the exons ATGGCCCAAGGAGGATCAAATGAACTCGATGAAATCGAGCGCGCCTTTGTAATCCTCGA AGTTCGGCTCATTCTCAACGATATAGTCGACGCAGCAGTAGATATGGCTAGCGTTTCTTACCAGATTGCCAATCTTCTCGAGAAG ATGCAATCGTCTGATAAGGATTTTCGTTTCATGGCTACAAATGATTTGATGGCTGAATTACAAAAAGACAGCATCAAATTGGATGATGATTCAGAACGTAAGGTTGTACGTATGCTATTGAAACTTCTTGAGGATAAAAATGGCGAAGTGCAGAATCTGGCCGTCAAATG TTTGGGACCTTTGGTCAATAAAGTGAAAGAGTTTCAAGTTGAGACTATTGTGGAAGCCCTCTGCACTAACATGGTTTCTGATAAAGAACAATTAAGAGATATATCAAGCATTGGACTTAAGACTGTCATTGCTGAGCTGCCACAAGCCCCTGGAGGCCTATCTGGAAACATATGCAAGAGAATTACTGGTCGCTTGACTACTGCTATTGAAAGA CAAGATGATGTTTCTGTACAACTAGAGGCTTTAGATATCGTTACTGATTTATTGTATCGTTTTGGGAATGTCCTACAATCTTACCATAGCTCAATTTTAAACGCCCTATTACCTCAGTTGTGTTCACAACGTCAGGCAGTGCGCAAGCGCACCATTTGTGCCTGTAGTAACTTAGTTCTCTCTTGTAATAATGCTTTGTACAACAAACTGATCGAACATCTCTACAACGGCATGAGAACTGATACAAAAAATTCGCAAATCAGAACTTACGTGCAGTGCATTGCCGCAGTCTG CCGACAATCTGGACATAAATTTGGAGAACACATTGAAAAGTTCGTGCCCCTGATTCAGATGTGGAGCGGCGTTGATGACGACGAAACAAGGGAATTTTGTCTGCAAGCCTTTGAGAGCTTCATTAATAGGTGTCCAAAAGAAATCACACCGAGAATCAGTGCT ATCACTGAATTGTGCCTGAACTATATGACCCATGACCCAAATTATAATTACGATGAAGACGGTGATGATAAAGCTATGGGTGCCTATGAtgatgaagaagaagaagagaacGATGAGTACAGCGACGATGATGATATGAGCTGGAAGGTAAGGCGTGCAGCCGCCAAGTGTCTGGAATCCATCATCTGCACCCGCCATGAATTGTTGTCTGAATTCTACAGGGTGCTGTCACCAGTCCTGATTTCACGCTTTAAAG AACGAGAAGAGAATGTAAAGTCTGACATTTTCCGCGCTTACATCGCTTTATTGAGACAAACAAAATCAACGATCAACGTCAACATTGACCCAAATTCGATGGAACAAGAAGAGATGCCCATTTACTTGCTCCAACAGCAAGTACCCATGATCGTGAAGGGTGTCCAGACCCAGATGAAAGAGAAGAGCATGAAGACACGCCAAGATTGTTTTCAGTTGTTGAAGGAACTCTGCCACGTGTTGCCGGGAGCTTTGACCCACCATATTGGTGACCTTATGCCAGGAATATTATTTTCACTAAGTGAAAAGAACGGCAGTAGCAACATGAAAATCGACGGATTgtcgtttattttttgtctACTGACGTCTCATCCACCTGAAGTTTTTCATCCTCACATCAACATCATACTGCCACCGGTCATTAATAACGTCGGTGATAGTTTTTACAAGATCACAGCTGAAGCACTGAGCGTACTGAAAGAATTAGTAAAGGTTATTAGACCTTTGAATAAGGAATCTAATTTTGACTTCACACCTTTCGTGAAAGATATCTATATTTGCACTTTGATGAGATTAAAAACTGCCGACATTGATCAAGAAGTTAAAGAGAAAGCCATCTCGACGATGGGACAAGTTATTTGCAATTTAGGTGATCATCTCAGTAGCGAATTACCTTTCTGTCTTCCGCTATTCCTCGATAGATTACGCAATGAGATTACGCGATTGACAACAGTTAAAGCTTTAACCAAAATCGCTGGATCACCTCTAGGCATCGAATTGCCCATTTTG GATGAAGCCGTACCCATTTTGGGGTTGTTCCtcagaaaaaatcaaagagCTTTAAAATTAGGTACTTTGCAATTGATCGACTGTCTAATAAAGAATTACCACGTTTACATGTACGTGGAGTTACTGCACCACATTATCGTTGAAGTTCCACCATTATTAGACGAGTCTGACCTGCATATTGCGCAGTACACTTTGGTTATATTGAAATCCATCGCAGAGTACCACCCTCGAGCCTTGCAAGATCTTCCAAACAACATATTCCCCCAGATTTTGGTGTTGGTTAAGTCACCTCTTTTGCAAG GATCTGCTCTGAATTCGATGCTCGAGTTCTTCAAGACTCTGGTCCAGTGCAATTTACCCGGATTATCGTACaatgatttattacagttcTTGATTCATCCTGTTAGCATTAGTCAAGGTGTAGGAGCTGGCGATGTAGTCATCCACAAGCAAGCTTATTACTCTTTAGCCAAATGCGTCGCCGCTATCACAGTCACGATGCAACATACAGCTTTGCATATTGTACCCCAATTTATAAACGAAATACGCACTGCACGCCACGACTCTCAGAAAATTTTCACGTTGCTTGTGGTGGGAGAAATCGGACGCGAAAT CGATCTTACTGGTTTCGCAAATCTTGAACAAATAATCTCCGAGGCGTTTTTTGCCGTCTCTGAAGAAGTCAAATCGGCAGCTAGTTACGCACTGGGCAGTATTGCAATCGGCAacttgcaacaatatcttccTTTCATTCTGACTGAAGATGAGGAGGAGCCCAGACGTCAATATTTACTGTTGCACTCTTTGAAAGAA gTCATTGCATGTTTGTCGTCGACTCCGGAAGGTATCCAGCAGCTGTTGCCTTTCGTCCCCGCAATCTGGGACACCCTTTACAGGCATTGCGAGAGCGAAGAAGAAGGCACAAGAAATGTGGTCTCTGAATGTCTGGGTAAACTCACTTTGATCGATCCAAATCACTTGCTACCGAAACTGAAAGAATCTCTGACTTCCGATTCTTCATTGATGCGAACAACAATTGTGACTGCCATCAAATTTACTATTTCTGACCAG CCTGCTTCAATTGATGCCTTGTTACGTCAGTGCATCGGTGAATTCTTGAATACCTTGGAAGATCCTGACTTGAACGTCAGAAGAGTTGCTCTGGTTGCTTTTAATTCGGCCGCTCACAATAAACCTTCCCTGATCAGAGATCTACTTGATACAATATTACCGCGTTTGTACCATGAAACTAATATTAAG CGTGATTTAATTCGTGAGGTAGAGATGGGTCCATTCAAACACACCGTAGATGACGGGTTAGACTTGCGTAAAGCTGCATTCGAATGCATGTACACCTTACTAGATTCCTGTCTCGACAGGATTGATATATTTGAATTTATCAATCACGTTGAATTAGGCCTTAAGGATCATTACGACATCAAAATGCTAACTTACTTGATGGTGTCCCGGTTATCTCAAATATGTCCCGGCGCAGTATTGCAAA GTTTAGATAGACTTGTTGAACCATTGAAGGCAACTTGCACCATGAAAGTTAAGGCAAATTCGGTTAAGCAAGAATACGAAAAACAAGATGAACTGAAAAGAAGCGCCCTGCGGGCTGTTGTCGCTCTTTTAAGCATTCCTGATGCAG ATAAAAATCAACATCTGAACGAATTCGTCACTCAGATTAAGACTTCTTCAGAATTAGCGCAGATATTTGACTCGATTCAGAAGGATTCCAACAACAGCATTAACGATTTCTTTTTAATGGAtcaaagttaa
- the Acat2 gene encoding acetyl-CoA acetyltransferase, cytosolic → MSNQVFILSGCRTAVGSFQGQFEKISASELGSAVITEALKRATLNPQDVDQVIMGQILTAGQGQNPGRQASIGAQIPYSVPAFTVNMLCGSGLKSICLAYQAIRNNDNEIIVAGGQESMTQAQHCSYIRGVRLGPIQFSDSLLSDGLTDAFNNVHMGKTAEHLAKQHNISREAQDKFALSSQMKVQEALKAGHFKKEIIPIVEKKSGKVLDMDEFPKAGTTLEGLSKLRPAFDPNGTVTAGNASGINDGAAAVVVCSENQVKSRNLKPWAKIVAIAETGLDPMCMGLGPIEAVTKVLLKAGWNKNDVDLYELNEAFAVQSVIVLESLKLDEKKVNINGGAIALGHAAGATGARILVTLLHNLERLGKKKGVASLCIGGGMGIAMAVEMC, encoded by the exons ATGTCAAATCAAGTATTTATTTTGTCAGGATGTAGGACTGCTGTGG GCAGCTTTCAAGGACAGTTTGAGAAAATTTCTGCATCAGAGTTGGGATCTGCAGTAATAACAGAGGCCTTGAAAAGGGCAACATTAAATCCTCAAGATGTTGACCAAGTGATAATGGGTCAG ATTCTCACTGCAGGTCAAGGTCAGAACCCAGGAAGACAAGCTTCTATAGGGGCCCAAATACCTTACAGTGTACCTGCTTTCACAGTAAATATGCTATGTGGATCAGGCTTAAA GTCTATATGCCTTGCTTATCAAGCAATTCGAAATAATGACAATGAGATTATTGTTGCTGGGGGCCAAGAAAGTATGACTCAGGCCCAACATTGTTCTTACATTCGTGGAGTCAGACTGGGTCCCATTCAGTTTTCTGATAGCTTACTATCGGATGGACTAACTGACGCATTCAATAATGTCCACATGGGAAAAACTG ctGAACACCTGGCTAAACAACACAACATTAGCCGTGAAGCGCAAGACAAGTTTGCTCTATCGTCGCAAATGAAGGTGCAAGAAGCACTCAAAGCAGGACACTTTAAAAAGGAAATCATTCCGATTGTGGAGAAGAAATCGGGAAAAGTTCTGGATATGGACGAATTCCCCAAAGCTGGGACGACTCTGGAGGGATTAAGTAAACTCAGACCTGCTTTTGATCCT aaCGGAACAGTCACTGCCGGTAACGCTTCGGGAATCAACGATGGAGCTGCGGCTGTAGTTGTGTGCAGCGAGAACCAAGTGAAATCCAGAAACCTGAAACCTTGGGCTAAAATTGTGGCAATTGCAGAAACTGGACTTGATCCGATGTGTATGGGATTAGGCCCTATTGAAGCCGTTACAAAAGTT TTACTCAAGGCGGGTTGGAATAAGAATGACGTCGATCTCTACGAGTTGAACGAAGCTTTCGCCGTGCAGAGCGTCATAGTTTTGGAATCGCTTAAATTGGACGAGAAAAAAGTCAATATTAATGGAGGTGCTATAGCTTTGGGACACGCAGCTGGAGCTACAGGAGCTCGCATTCTTGTCACCCTCTTGCATAACTTGGAACGTTTGGGCAAGAAAAAGGGAGTGGCTTCCTTGTGTATCGGTGGAGGCATGGGTATAGCCATGGCAGTTGAAATGTGTTAG